The Fusarium oxysporum Fo47 chromosome II, complete sequence genome includes a region encoding these proteins:
- a CDS encoding RmlC-like cupin domain-containing protein has protein sequence MSLTPLSSLRVSKHLIPSHNLIPNCSIHQKPLLHYHAAFKPPISASKIEAHLSSVNVVAPQWRYTMYSQTHFHSTTHEVLCISHGRARLCFGGEDNEGRVEPVVETGDVVIVPAGVGHRLLEDLDGGFEMVGSYPTGCDWDMCYGKKGEDDKVKAIKNVEWFRKDPIYGDEGPATEF, from the coding sequence ATGTCTCTAACACCGCTCTCATCTCTCCGCGTCTCTAAGCATCTCATCCCATCTCACAACCTAATCCCCAATTGCAGCATCCACCAAAAACCCCTTCTTCACTACCACGCTGCCTTCAAGCCCCCCATATCCGCATCAAAGATCGAAGCGCACCTATCCTCAGTTAACGTGGTAGCACCGCAGTGGCGCTACACAATGTACTCCCAAACCCACTTCCACAGCACCACCCACGAGGTCCTCTGCATAAGCCACGGCAGAGCCCGTTTATGCTTTGGTGGCGAAGATAATGAGGGGAGGGTTGAACCGGTGGTGGAAACGGGCGATGTTGTGATTGTGCCTGCGGGAGTGGGGCATCGGTTGTTGGAGGATCTGGACGGCGGGTTTGAGATGGTGGGGAGCTATCCGACGGGTTGTGACTGGGATATGTGCTATGGGAAGAAGGGTGAGGACGACAAGGTGAAGGCTATTAAGAACGTGGAGTGGTTTCGGAAAGATCCTATCTACGGGGATGAAGGGCCAGCTACAGAGTTTTGA
- a CDS encoding FAS1 domain-containing protein produces the protein MAIEDERYRQSSQYRLWSFTPANLQELRAKTNSLAREQIAPRLATDPPPDFLTPDEEIRLVKFFTVELIRAAQFCELPTEIRATAAIFLRRFYVTNSVMTYPATDLLKTSLFFGCKAEGFFYKLNAFSEKFPNTTGEQILAGEFLLCQGIRFAFDVRHPFRALEGAILELRRRLPDEETRINKAHARARDILKFSPLVTDAYFHYAPSQIMMAALSMVDHGLLDTLIPTPGQGGNASQESAFANMRDKILGAVDSCRKMLEEEPPERMTEYWGTSKGALHHPMKQLECNASSAEALAASSIELSVTRFGGLQRLEPIQQTGFSQVQYEQDQEPWRGLSSTSPFWPLMTLELLVYVIDSVLSLVSQGLVLGEVLPIGQDAAARANGVLVELVSRGVLKLCVPPRILGLRCFSKINSVQSIIKMKLQSLVTLALSGYATAQSRPNLTAALESENSTLSELSGLLRAQPSLLRDLGRLRNVTILAPSNDAIKDLLNDTAVARMVENDPSSVAAILQYHVLNGTYYASNISDTPAFVPTLLNNATYANVTGGQRVEALAMGDTVSFYSGFRQQSNVTKADLNFTGGVIHIINKVLAVPKNLSDTAIAANLSAVAGALTESKLVTNLTNEKNITVFAPSNSAFANIGSVLSNLSESDLESILKYHVVNNTLGYSSTLKNGSLTTSEGEKLNIVIHNGTVWVNEAKVIVPDVLIANGVVHVIDAVLNPDKPSATANPTASTQEAAFSGASSVSDIPFTSGVPENTNTAAATGLSPSTSTEGAAQATAAIALGALFGGAALVMNF, from the exons ATGGCGATAGAAGACGAGCGCTACAGGCAGTCGAGCCAATATCGGCTCTGGTCGTTTACGCCGGCGAACCTTCAAGAACTGCGCGCAAAAACAAACTCCCTCGCTCGAGAACAGATCGCTCCTCGACTTGCGACAGATCCTCCGCCCGATTTTCTTACCCCCGATGAAGAGATACGCCTCGTCAAGTTCTTCACCGTCGAGCTTATTCGTGCGGCTCAATTCTGCGAGCTTCCTACTGAGATTCGAGCGACGGCCGCTATCTTTCTGCGACGATTCTACGTGACCAACTCGGTCATGACCTACCCTGCGACCGATCTCCTCAAAACATCACTCTTCTTTGGATGCAAGGCCGAAGGTTTCTTCTACAAGCTAAATGCCTTTTCAGAGAAGTTTCCAAACACAACGGGCGAGCAAATTCTGGCGGGAGAGTTTCTTCTCTGTCAGGGTATCCGCTTTGCGTTTGATGTGCGACATCCGTTCAGAGCGCTCGAGGGTGCCATCCTGGagttgagaaggaggttACCAGACGAAGAGACGCGAATCAATAAGGCGCATGCCCGCGCGCGAGACATTCTCAAGTTCAGTCCTCTGGTGACAGATGCATATTTCCATTATGCGCCTAGTCAAATCATGATGGCGGCGCTTTCCATGGTAGATCATGGACTGCTCGACACTTTGATCCCGACTCCTGGTCAAGGCGGCAATGCTAGTCAGGAATCAGCTTTTGCAAACATGCGAGACAAGATTCTAGGAGCTGTGGACAGCTGCCGCAAGATGCTTGAAGAGGAACCTCCCGAGAGAATGACAGAGTATTGGGGGACG TCCAAGGGAGCTCTTCATCACCCTATGAAACAGCTGGAATGCAACGCTAGCAGTGCCGAGGCCTTGGCAGCGTCTTCAATTGA GTTGTCTGTTACGCGGTTCGGTGGCCTCCAACGCCTTGAACCGATACAACAAACAGGCTTTTCTCAGGTTCAATACGAGCAGG ACCAAGAGCCTTGGCGTGGGCTGAGTAGCACTTCACCATTCTGGCCATTGATGACGCTTGAGCTCTTGGTCTATGTCATTGACTCTGTTTTGAGTCTGGTCTCGCAAGGGCTCGTGCTGGGCGAAGTTTTACCAATTGGCCAGGATGCTGCCGCGAGAGCTAACGGGGttcttgtcgagcttgttTCTCGAGGAGTTCTTAAGCTGTGTGTTCCCCCCCGTATTTTGGGTTTACGTTGTTTCTCCAAGATTAACTCTGTCCAGTCGATCATCAAAATGAAGCTGCAGTCTCTTGTCACCCTCGCCCTCTCGGGCTACGCTACCGCCCAGAGCCGTCCCAACCTTACTGCTGCTCTTGAGTCTGAGAACTCTACCCTCTCTGAGCTCAGCG GCCTTCTCCGTGCCCAGCCCAGTCTTCTCAGAGACCTTGGCCGTCTTAGGAATGTCACCATCTTGGCCCCAAGCAACGACGCCATCAAGGACCTCCTCAATGACACCGCTGTTGCCCGCATGGTCGAGAACGATCCCAGCTCCGTCGCTGCTATCCTTCAATACCACGTTCTGAACGGTACCTACTATGCCAGCAACATCAGCGACACACCCGCTTTTGTCCCTACGCTCCTCAACAATGCGACATATGCCAATGTCACTGGTGGACAGCGTGTCGAGGCTCTGGCCATGGGCGATACTGTCAGCTTCTACAGTGGTTTCCGTCAACAATCCAATGTCACCAAGGCT GACCTCAACTTCACTGGTGGTGTCAttcacatcatcaacaaggtcCTCGCTGTCCCCAAGAACCTTTCCGACACGGCCATCGCCGCCAACCTCTCCGCCGTTGCTGGCGCTCTGACCGAGTCCAAGCTCGTCACAAACCTCACCAACGAGAAGAACATCACTGTCTTTGCTCCCAGCAACAGCGCCTTTGCCAACATTGGTTCTGTCCTCTCCAACTTGAGCGAGTCCGATCTTGAGAGCATTCTCAAGTACCACGTTGTCAACAACACTCTTGGCTACAGCTCAACCCTCAAGAACGGTTCTCTTACCACTTCTGAGGGTGAGAAGCTCAACATTGTTATCCACAACGGTACTGTCTGGGTCAACGAGGCCAAGGTCATAGTTCCTGATGTCCTCATCGCCAACGGTGTTGTACATGTCATTGATGC TGTCCTCAACCCCGACAAGCCTTCTGCCACCGCCAACCCTACCGCCAGCACCCAGGAGGCCGCTTTCTCCGGCGCCAGCTCCGTCAGCGACATCCCCTTCACATCGGGTGTTCCCGAGAACACAAACACAGCTGCGGCCACTGGCCTGTCGCCTTCGACCTCCACTGAAGGCGCTGCCCAGGCCACTGCTGCCATTGCGCTCGGCGCCCTTTTCGGTGGTGCTGCCCTTGTCATGAACTTCTGA